Sequence from the Rhodohalobacter sp. 614A genome:
CGGCGGCTTGTTGGGCAGGAGAAGGCAAAAAATCAGATTGAACGAATTTTATTGTCCGATCGACTGGCACACTCCTACCTGATTACCGGTCCCAACGGTTCGGGAAAAACGGCTTTTGCGCTTGCACTGGCCGAGGTTGTAAATGGTGTCAATCACTTAACGGATTTGAAAGACCTCGCACTCTCACGAAAATCGAGCTGGTTTACTCATCCAGATATTCATGTTTTTATTCCCCTGCCCTCAACTATGGGAAATGATGAGCTTCAGTCGAGACTGGAATTGCTTGCCAAAGATCCCTACGAAATTGTGGATTTCACACTCAGGCCGGCCCTGAATGATGCTGATTCCTCAAAAAACCGCCGTGCATTTTATTCGATTGATTATTATCACGAAGAAATTCGTCCTAAATCCGTATACAAACCAAATGAAGGCCGGCGGACGGTTATTGTACTCACAAATGTGGATACAATGCGTAAAGAGACCGCCAACGCATTTTTAAAACTGCTGGAAGAACCCTCCGGAAATATCCTTTTTATTTTAACGGCAACGCAGCCCGATCAACTGCTTCCGACCATCATTTCGCGATGCCAGCAAATTCGGCTGCATCCTTTAGCAAAAGATGAAGTGGCTGACGGCCTCATTAAATATGATCAGGTAAAACCGGATGATGCCGAACTGCTGGCCAGGCTTTCGGGTGGCAATTACTCAACCTGCCGTTTCCTGGAAATTGAGACACTTCAGCAAATCAGAAATGAGTCGGTGGAATTTCTGCGGTATTCTTATACACAAAGCGTTCCGGAGTTGTTAAACCTGATTAATGACTGGAATAAAAACCTGAACAAAGAAAATCAGATTGCACTTTGTAATACGCTGGAACAGTTACTTCGGGACATTACCGTCTTCCGGGAAACACAAAATGAGAACCTGATTACAAATATTGATCAGCTGGATGTGATCGAAAAATTCTGTTCGGCTATGACGGACGCACGGCTCGAAGATATGATTGACCATATCCAACAGGTGAAAGGATTACTTTATCAAAATGTGCAGTTTAAATATATCGGTGTTGCACTTTCGCTGCGCTTCTTCTATTTGATGCGCGGCATGGACCCGGCAATCGATAAAAACAGCAAGTGGAAACACCTGCCGGCTTTAATTGAATATTAATCATGAACGGTTCAACCATACATTTTACGAAAATGCAGGGAGCAGGAAACGATTTCATCCTGTTCGACAACCGTGCTTTAAAGATGAGCGAGGACGAGCTTGCTAATCTTGCTCCTTCCATCTGCAACCGGAAATTCGGAGTTGGAGCTGACGGGGTTATTGCTCTTCAATTTGATGAAACCAAAAAAGCCGACCTGGTGATGCTCTATAAAAATCCCGATGGCAGCGATGCGGGAATGTGCGGCAATGGCGCGCGGTGTTTTTCGGCTTTTGCGGAAACCCTCGGATCGCCAAAAAATTTCACATTCCGGGTTCATGACAAAGTGTATAAAGCCAAAGTAAAAAAGCAGTCGGTTATCATCGAATTTCCGCTGGAAACGGCCGTTCAGGAAATTACGGTTGCCAAAGAGGCGTTGCTGAATGTGTACACAAATACTGAACATGTGGTATGTCCCATTCAACAGCATGAGCTGGAAAATGAACAGGCTCTGACCAATCACGGACGGTTTTTCCGAAATCATCCCGATTTTCAACCCATTGGAACCAACGTGAATTTTATTTCCGGAACGGATGATCATCACCTGAGCCTTCAAACGTATGAACGCGGCGTAGAAAATCTGACGTTGGCCTGCGGAACCGGTGCGATTGCTTCAGCTCTTGCATGGCATCATTTACAGCAGGCGAATAGCGGAGATTTTTTATATGATGTGAAAGTAAAAGGCGGCACTCTTCTGGTTCATTTTACGTTCAACAAAGAGAGCGATACATATTCAAATATCAAACTGGAAGGTCCTGCTGCATTTGTTTTTGAAGGTCAGTACTTTGTTTAACATAATGGCACCCAATACTATAGCCAGGTCGCTTTCTATACTCATCTGTACTGTTCTCAGTTTAAGTTTTGTCGGATGCGGATCATTGAGTACTTCCGTAAACCAGCCTGTTTCTCAACCCGAAAATCTTTTCAATATTGCCCCTCAGATTATTGCTGGTGATTCTATTCGGTCGATACAGTTTCATCGTGTGGGAAACCCGTCTTCAGCTCCCATTTTAAACCTGTGTGAAAACAATCAACTGCAACTTCAATTTGAGAATCTTTCCATTGATTCAAAATCTTACAGGGTTTCCCTGAGTCACCACAACCCTGACTGGAGTCGCTCAGGTCTGCCACCAGAACGGTTTATGGAAGGATTTCAAACACTTCCGATCAATGACATGGAAGTCAGCCGAAACAATCGGCCGAGATATCGCCAATACACGTTTACGTTCCCGACGGAGCAGTTTCAGATCACCAAAAGTGGGAATTACCTGTTAAAAGTTGAAGATTCCGATACCGGTTACCTGATACTGTCGCTGCCTTTTTTTGTCTCGGAAAATGCCGGAGCGCTGACCTCATCGGTTGAAGAGATTTCAGTTCCGCGACAAAACCTTCGCCGGATGCATCGGCCGGTCAGCCAATATTCACTGCCCGATTTTGTGGAACAGCCACAATTCGATCTGGAATTCTATTTTGCCCAAAACCGGTTTTGGGGACGAGCCCGTCAGGCCGATGAACTCGATTTCTCTGCACCCGATCATGTCCAGTTTGAGGTAAGCCAGCGTGAAGCATTTATCGGCGATTATGAATTTAATTTTTTGGCATTAAACGAGCTTTCTCAAACTGACAATAATGTTATGGAGGCATATCCCGCAGAGGTACCTCCAAGGCTTATTCTTCGTGATGATGCGGAAGGGTTTACGTCGTCGCAAAGGATCAATCCGGCGAGAGTTGGGCCATTCGGAGAACCCGACATGAATTTGAATGCCGGTTATGCAAACGTTGTTTTCCGGTTTGATTTGGAATCTCCTCCCGATTCAACCACTGCTGTGCATTTGCTTGGAGATTTTAACAATTGGTCGGTCAGTAGTAATAACCAGTTGATGTATGATCAACAAACGGATCGATGGACGGCCAACGCCATCATCAAAAAAGGAAATTACAAATATAAATATGTATGGGTCGATAATGAGGAAATTCAGGACCTCTATCTCGATGATCAGTTTGTAAACAACCGCCAGCAATATCATGCGTTTGTTTACATGCGGGATTCGGCCGAATTTTATTATCGTTTGTTACAGGTTCAGACATTTTTTTCAGAGTAGAAGATTATGAGATTATTGAAATTTTTTGGCGCTTTTTTGGTGACGACACTCATTCTATTTGCATTCGTCTTTGGGCTTAACTGGAATGCTTTCACCACTTTCATTGAAAACCGTGAAGGTATGGCAGAAGGAAGTGAATGGGTTTCCAAAACGGGTTCACTACAAGGTTTATCCGAATTTATGGGAGAAAAACCGGAAAATTCATCTCTTGCCAGCATTGTCATCGTGGACCAGGATTCCGCGATCTACTATCAGCAAAACATTCCGAGAGTAATGGGAACCACGGCCAATTTTTTTATTCTGCTGGCTTATGCATCAAAATTCGATTCTGGTGAAATCAACCCTGATCAAACCATTCAATGGCCTGAAGTTTCGCGTTATCAATTGCCCGAAGTGGAGGAATCGATTCATAATGAAGCACTTCATGTTGCAGATGAACGGGGGTGGATCGACAACGAATCCATTTCCTACATGCATGCACTTGAGCTTCTGGCACAGTACGGGGATTTGGCGCTCGCCGATTATTTATGGTGGCAATTGGATCCAAATATCTGGGCTGAACTGCAGGATACACTTACCCTCTCCTCCACAGAAATGCCTTTGCCATATTCAGGTTTGTACCAGGCTATTTCTCCCGGTTTGACGGAAAAACCAAATTCTGAAATCGTCAACAATTGGCAAGGTAAAAGTTCAGATGAATGGCGAAATCATGTGATTGATTTATCCCGGACATATTTGAATGATGCGGATTTTCGGGAGCAGGTTCAGGATTATATGGATGATGACAGATTGGGCAATACGTTTATGGAAGAACGCGATGCTATGATTCTCTTCCCAAAAACTACTGCGGGAGAGATGTCCGGTCTTCTCAAAAAAATGGTTCGGGATTCCTTAATCAATGAAAATATCAGCCGAACGATGAGGGACTTCATGGATTGGCCGATGGATAACCAACCGCAAATTGAGCAAGATTTCACCGAATACGGCGCAATTTATGATAACAGAATGGGGCTGATGAACGGAATCGATTTTGGCATATCGGCTTATACCGGCGATACCACGGTGCAGGCTTTCTACCTTGATCAGCTACCGGTCGGCTTCTGGTTTCATGCGTCTGGCAGCCAGATGCATCAGGATTTTATGCAACGCATGATTTATGATCCTGCCATGATTGAGCAGATGCATTCGGTTGTTGAAAAGCAAAATAATTAATTTGATGTTCCTTTAAGAAAATTACTTATGAATAAATACTATTTCACTTTCCTGGTCTGGCTGTTGCCGGCTTACTTCATTTTTCAATGTGGATACCAGATCTATACCTATGTTGGTATTGTCTCAACCTACAATGACGGAACAAGTTATGTGGCAAAAGTCACTGATTTTGACGTGAAACAAATTGCCGCCCAAACCAATGGTTATGTGGTGTTAGAATTTAATACTTCTGATGGAGAAACGATTGAGCGCCAGCTCTCTTTGCCGGTTCAGTTTGCCCAGGTAATTATGGACTCTGAAGTGATTCCCATTCGCTATAAAGAAGATTCCGGCAAAACGATTGTGATGATGCCTGTTTTTGAGCTTCAGAAAAAAGTGATCCGGGTAAACATTGCCGTTACAACAATAGGATTAATCGCAACACTGATTCTTTCATTTTTTGCTTCCAGATACGCACTGAGAAAATTAAAAACAGGTGATGAAAAGCTGGAAATTGAACGAATTGACGAGTAATGGATTTCCCTCTGGAGAGGGGAATTACTACTCTACTCCACCTTCACCGTTACGCCCGGCGGATATGCATAATCATTCCATATTCGGTTTAACTCATCCGGATTGGGCTCGCCATCGTATGTAACATACCGGTATCGAACTACATAGGGAGATCCCGGTTCGATTCGCATTTCCCCAAGCTGCATGGGGGCATAGACAAAATATGGTTCGTCCGGATGAATTCGAACGGGTTGTGGAAACCGAAAATTTTCCGGGTGATCCATCGCCGTAATTCCAGCTAATTCTCCATCACTCCACCCGCCAATATGCGTCCATTTTGGCCGGGTGGTATTTCCGTCTCTTCCCAATCCATCTGAGGTTAGAAAAGTCACGTTCTCAGGATCATCCCACTCTCTATTCCCCCGAAATCCAACACCTCCATAATGATATTCCGGCAAGATAAGCGGCTTACCAGTATTCACGCTTTGAGTCACAACAAGATCAAAAACCTGGTACCTCTCATCCTCTGGTGATTTATAAAGATAAACCTGCCATTCCTCATTCAAAGCAATTACCGGTTCAGGAGCAGAAAGGTCTGTAAAAAAATGTCTGGCTTTAAATCCAGCATGAACCGGCCCCTCCCAGGAAGCTTGCAATGAATCTGCCTGATCTACCCTTCCTGAATTGCTGTGGATATTCCAAAAATCCGGGGTTCGACCCTCGAATTCAGTCTTTGTCCAGGCCGACCAAATCCCTGAATGATGTGGATGTTGAGGATTGAGATGAGTTGTTAAAAGAACACCTTTGGGAGAGTATACAGGATGAATATATCCGCCGCGTTTGTATCGTTCATCTAACTCTTCCGGCGGATTATTGTCTCCGTGATAGTATGAAAGAATTTCTTGTTCACCTGATGAAAAGGTGATTTGAGTTGAATCAACCGCTTTGGAAACCGCATTTTCTGCAGAAGTTGGAACTCCGTTAAATGTATAAACTCGTGATGTACCGGCATCCAATTCATCAAGAATGAACCATCCTCTGTTCGCATTATTCACCTGAAGTATAGCAGATTGACCGGAAGGGCTTATCAATTCGTAAGATCCGGATTCTACCCGATTAGGAAAGTAAAAGGAAACGATGGTTTCCGAACGGTCAAAAGTCCCCGCAGAGACGTGAATTTCATATTGATGCTGCGCACTACAAATTGAAGGGTTCGCCATCACAAGAATGGTAAAAAAATTAAACAGAAGAGAAATTTTTTGCATGATTACGGATCGTTTTGTCATCAGATGAGGGAACGTCTAAACAGGTAGAATTAAAACTGCTCACTCATCAGGTAACTTTGAGAGATTTTGAATGGTGGGATTAGTATATCCCAAATCCCCAAATCTCACAAATCAAATCATATAAGAACCACCATTGATGTGAAATGTCTGGCCGGACATATGCGGAACATCTCCTTTGGAAAGGAATGCAACGAGATTGGCAACCTCTTTAGGGTCGGTAATTTCATCAAATGCCGAGCCTTGGGTGAGATATTCTTCTCCGTAAACTGAAACAGCTTCCAAGGCCATATCGGTGTCGATAAAACCGGGTGCAATGGAATAGGCGCTGATTCCCATTTTGCTAAAATTACGGGCGATGCTTTTTGTAAAAGCAACCATTCCGGCTTTGGATGCTGCATAAGCTGCAAATTCCTGGGTATCACCGCGATAGGCCGCCCGGGAAGCGATATTGATGAGCACTCCTTTTGATTGATGATCTGTATGAATATTTACAAACCACTTGCTCAATAACGCTGTTGAACGAAGATTGACATCCAATGTTCGATCCCAAACCTCAAGCCATTTTTTATCATCATCTGAGAAATCCATATCTACTGAAATTCCTGCGTTATTAATAAGAACATCTATTCCGCCTGATTTTGAAAAAAGCGGCTTTAGCTGAAATTCAATATCGTTCTTACTCCCTAAATCAACGTGAATTCCATTAAAATTTTTATGGGATGAGAGTTCGTTTGGGAACTCCGATTTTCTTGCGGTACCCGTAACTCTAAATCCTTCTTTGAGCAGTTTCTTTGCAATCTCTAACCCAATTCCTCTTGATGCTCCGGTTACAATGGCGTGTTTTTGAGGAGTATTATTCTTTGTCATCAAAGGAAGTTATCTGGCTTGAAGTTCATTCAGGTAAGTTTAATAGGGCATTATAATACAACTCTTTAGCGTTAGGATATGTTCGTATTTTGATATTAATTCCGCTTAATTCATATTACTCTGATTATTTTAAGAGTAACATGAACAAAACTTACGTACGAAGCAAGGATAACATGAATAGTGTTGGTGATATGCCAATGTTGGCAAACATTTAAAAAAAAACTGAATGAACAAAATCTTAACTTTTTTAATTGCTCTAACTTTTTGCTCTTGTAATGCTCAAACCGATTTCAATTCAACAATTGAATTTACTTCAGATTTAGAGAAGTTTGAAAACCTGTCAAAGTTGAAAGAATCCTTCAAAGGTGTGGAAATAATAGCAATTGGAGAAAATACGCACGGATTAGGAGAAGTATATAAAGCCAAAGCAGAATTGATTAAGTTCTTATATCAAGAATTAGGATTTGATTTAGTTCTTTTTGAATCAGGATTTGGTGATGCCGCATTAGCTTGGGAGCAAATGGACTCACTATCATCAAAAGAATATACGAACATTTTTAGCTCTAACTTTTACTACAATTCAGAAGAAATAGAAAATCTTGTAAGTTATGTGAAATCACAAAATGGAACATTAAAAATCCAAGGTTTTGATTGCCAACCACAACAAAATTATCTGATAAAACGAATGACTGAAATTGTTGAACCTTTGGATTCCATATTTGCTAAATCTGTTTCATTAGAAATGAGAAGTTTTAATAATCTTTATCAATATGAAAATGACAAAGACACATTAGCATTTATCAATCAACGAGACAGATTTATTGACTTCTTGGACAATTACAGCACATTTTTAAGTGAAAAAACAAACGAATTACTTAATTCGGGAGTTACAGAAAATGAAATAAGTGCTATAAAAAAATCGAATAAAATTTTTATTCAAACATATTCAAGAATCAATATCGGAGAAATAATGAGTTGGCCATTAGCGGATAACATAAGAGATAACTCAATGTTTAACACCGTTAAATCTTTCAAAGAAGAAAATCCTAAATCAAAAATTATTATTTGGGCTCAAAACAGCCATATTGAAAATAAAACAAAGCCGAATTACAATGTAGATTGGATGGGACATCATCTTAAAAAAGCCTTTGGCGATAAGTACTATTCAATTGGAACAGTTGTTTATAGTGGTAAAAACCTGAACTACAACGGAACGTTTGATTTTGAGCATAAAGACAGTACGTTTCTAGCTTATCATCTTAACAAATTTCAAAAAGAAAAATATATTTTGGACTTAAGAAAACATAACAAAAATGATTTTACCAAGAAGTTGCTATTAGGAATGGAAAATAATGGAAATACAGCTGACTTCATTGCAAAAGATAGATTTGATGGTCTACTTTTTATTAATTACAGCGATATACCAAAGTTAATTCAAAAATAATAAAAACGATTTGCCAACAATGGCTATGAGTAGTTACGTGCTAAACCACGCAACTACTCATAGCCGATACCGTTACTCTCTCTTCTTTCGATAAATCGGCACATTGGAGCAAGCTTCTCCGTACATCAACTTCTTTACAAGAGGAAGCAATTTTTTGGTAGCGTACATGTACACATCGGCGGGCACATCTATTTTACTGCATCCTTTCAGAAGTACAAACCGGTCTTCATATTTGGTCCAGTCAGTTTGGTCGATCTTTTGCCTGAAAATTTGGCTCATGGCTTCCTGCTTGTTTCCAAAAAGAACATCCATGGAGTGAGCCGCCGCATGCTGAACGACCAGCATATAAGCCCATTTCGGAATAATGGCATCCGTTGAGCAGGTTACTGCCAGATAAGATCCCTCATACTGCTCCCAATTATGAGCTTCCATTTTTTCGCGGTACTCAGACTCTTTTAAAATCAATTCCTGGAAAAGAAAATCTTTCAAGTCCAGTTCAAAGATCTGAACACCGGCTGCAAACTTTTCAAGATCAACCGTTTCAAGTTTGGATTGCTGAATTTTATTTACAATTTCTGACATGTGAGTAGTATTGAGTAGCGAGTACTGAGTATTGAGATTCTTTTCAGGAATTAGGAGAATTAAATGGTTGAGTAAATGCGGTTGATGTGTTTGTCTTTCTATCAATAAACCGTCTCACTACTCGATACTCAATACTTGCTACTAATGATTAAAGAGAAAACGATTCTCCGCACGAGCAACTTCTGGATGCATTGGGATTGTGGAAATGGAATCCCTTGCCGGTGAGGCCCTCAGAATAATCGAGCCTTGTGCCGGCCAGATATAAGAAACTTCGTGTATCTACCACAATCTTGATCCCGTGATCTTCAAAGGTTTTATCACCATCTGATAATTGATCGGTTGCATCGAAATCAAGATCGTAGGTAAGCCCGGAACAACCACCACTCACTACAGAAACACGAAGAGGTGTATCCGCAGCAAGATGTTGCTCATCCCGAATTCTTTCTATGCGTTTTGCCGCTGTATCACTAATGGTTATCGACATAATTGAGATTGCCTCAAATGTTTAGCCAACTATATATCTCGAATTAAACTGAAATCACCTGAATTTCCGGATCAATTCGTTTTACCATGCTTTCGATGGCATATAACGTTCCGGAGGTGGCTGTGGGACATGTTCCACAAGCACCCTGGTAGTGAACCTTAAGACGATTGCCGTCAAGTCCTAAAATCTTCAGGCCACCGCCATCAGCCAGCAAATAAGGGCGTACCTGCTCATCCAGAAGCTTGTTGATTTCAATCAGGCGCGGATCATCCGATTCCTGAACTTCTTTGGTAGCATGCACTTCGTCATCTTCCTCAATGTTTTCCTGCGCTTTTGCCTGCCGGATTGGCGGGGCAAGTTTCCTCAACAATTCAGACCAAACTGCATTTCCATCCTGAGTAACTGTTACGTAGCGGTCTACATAATACAAGTTAATCACGTGATCGATCTTAAACAGCGCGGTGGCAAGTTCATCTCCATCTGCTTCCGTACGGTTTTCGAAGGACCGGGTAACGCCGTTTGTAAGAGGCTCTGCAAGTACAAACCGCATGGCGTCGGGGTTTGGCGTACGTTCTATTTCTTTAATCTTTGGCATTGTTCTAATGGTTTATTCAAAAAATGTTTTCGCGTATTCAATTCCGTCTACAAGCCTGTCGATATCGTCTTTGGTGTTATAAAACGAAAGTGATGCCCGTGTTGTTGCCGGTACTCCAAATCGCCTTAACACGGGTTGAGCACAATGATGGCCGGTTCTGACGGCAATTCCTCTTTTATCAAGAATCATTCCGAGATCGGATGCGTGTATATCGTCAAACACAAAGGATACTACGGAAGCCCGATTGGCAGAATTTCCAACCAGTTTCAATCCATCAATCTTTGTAACCCGTTCAACCGCATAATTTACAAGTTCGTGCTCGCGGGTTTCTATTTGATCCATCCCTATATCATTGAGATAATCGAGAGCGGCGCTGAAACCAACGGCAGCGGAAATGGGCGGTGTTCCGGCTTCAAACCGAAAGGGCACCACATTAAATGTTGTTTCCTCGAAACTCACTTTGTCAATCATATCTCCGCCCCCGCGATAAGGAGGCATGGCATCGAGTAATTTCTTTTTGCCGTAAAGAATTCCAAATCCTGTGGGACCGCACATTTTGTGAGCAGAAAACGCATAAAAATCAGCGTCAATATCCTGCACATCTACCGCCTGATGCGGAACAGCCTGAGCTCCATCTACCACTAAAACGGCTCCATTTTCATGAGCAATTTCGCCAATTTTTTTGATTGGATTCATCGTCCCCAAAGCATTGGATACATGAACCACGGATACAATCTTTGTCGAAGAAGTAATCAGATCTTTATAAGCCTCCAGATCTAATTCACCGGAATCGGTAACCGGAATTACTTTGATGATGGCACCTGTTTTTTTGGCGATCATCTGCCACGGGACAATATTCGCGTGGTGTTCCATCTCGGTGAGGATGATCTCATCTCCTTTCGACAGATTTTCCAAACCGTAACTGTTGGCAACCAGATTCAGTGAATCGGTAGTGCCCGTGGTATAGATCACTTCATACTCATGATCGGCATGAATGAGCTCCTGTACTTTTGTACGTGCTTCTTCATAAGCATCCGTCGCTTTTTGACTGAGCGTATGAATGCCACGATGTACATTTGCATGCTCATGCCGGTGATAATGATCCATCCGGTCGGCCACCTGTTTGGGCATCTGGCTGGACGCCGCATTGTCGAGATAAACCAATGGTTGTCCATTCACCGTTTGATTCAGAACAGAGAAATCTTTCCTGATCTTATCAAAATCTACTGCCGGTATGTCTTTTACTGCCTGGGGCATTTATTCTTTTCCTGTTTTAGGAATTTCTTTTCAAGAGGTTACTTGCTCTTTCTCTTCGCTATTCGCTTTTGTGTATCGGTAAACTTCG
This genomic interval carries:
- a CDS encoding DNA polymerase III subunit, translating into MKIFNEHISFGDRRLVGQEKAKNQIERILLSDRLAHSYLITGPNGSGKTAFALALAEVVNGVNHLTDLKDLALSRKSSWFTHPDIHVFIPLPSTMGNDELQSRLELLAKDPYEIVDFTLRPALNDADSSKNRRAFYSIDYYHEEIRPKSVYKPNEGRRTVIVLTNVDTMRKETANAFLKLLEEPSGNILFILTATQPDQLLPTIISRCQQIRLHPLAKDEVADGLIKYDQVKPDDAELLARLSGGNYSTCRFLEIETLQQIRNESVEFLRYSYTQSVPELLNLINDWNKNLNKENQIALCNTLEQLLRDITVFRETQNENLITNIDQLDVIEKFCSAMTDARLEDMIDHIQQVKGLLYQNVQFKYIGVALSLRFFYLMRGMDPAIDKNSKWKHLPALIEY
- the dapF gene encoding diaminopimelate epimerase, encoding MNGSTIHFTKMQGAGNDFILFDNRALKMSEDELANLAPSICNRKFGVGADGVIALQFDETKKADLVMLYKNPDGSDAGMCGNGARCFSAFAETLGSPKNFTFRVHDKVYKAKVKKQSVIIEFPLETAVQEITVAKEALLNVYTNTEHVVCPIQQHELENEQALTNHGRFFRNHPDFQPIGTNVNFISGTDDHHLSLQTYERGVENLTLACGTGAIASALAWHHLQQANSGDFLYDVKVKGGTLLVHFTFNKESDTYSNIKLEGPAAFVFEGQYFV
- a CDS encoding type IX secretion system plug protein domain-containing protein, with the translated sequence MAPNTIARSLSILICTVLSLSFVGCGSLSTSVNQPVSQPENLFNIAPQIIAGDSIRSIQFHRVGNPSSAPILNLCENNQLQLQFENLSIDSKSYRVSLSHHNPDWSRSGLPPERFMEGFQTLPINDMEVSRNNRPRYRQYTFTFPTEQFQITKSGNYLLKVEDSDTGYLILSLPFFVSENAGALTSSVEEISVPRQNLRRMHRPVSQYSLPDFVEQPQFDLEFYFAQNRFWGRARQADELDFSAPDHVQFEVSQREAFIGDYEFNFLALNELSQTDNNVMEAYPAEVPPRLILRDDAEGFTSSQRINPARVGPFGEPDMNLNAGYANVVFRFDLESPPDSTTAVHLLGDFNNWSVSSNNQLMYDQQTDRWTANAIIKKGNYKYKYVWVDNEEIQDLYLDDQFVNNRQQYHAFVYMRDSAEFYYRLLQVQTFFSE
- a CDS encoding PmoA family protein, with the protein product MQKISLLFNFFTILVMANPSICSAQHQYEIHVSAGTFDRSETIVSFYFPNRVESGSYELISPSGQSAILQVNNANRGWFILDELDAGTSRVYTFNGVPTSAENAVSKAVDSTQITFSSGEQEILSYYHGDNNPPEELDERYKRGGYIHPVYSPKGVLLTTHLNPQHPHHSGIWSAWTKTEFEGRTPDFWNIHSNSGRVDQADSLQASWEGPVHAGFKARHFFTDLSAPEPVIALNEEWQVYLYKSPEDERYQVFDLVVTQSVNTGKPLILPEYHYGGVGFRGNREWDDPENVTFLTSDGLGRDGNTTRPKWTHIGGWSDGELAGITAMDHPENFRFPQPVRIHPDEPYFVYAPMQLGEMRIEPGSPYVVRYRYVTYDGEPNPDELNRIWNDYAYPPGVTVKVE
- a CDS encoding SDR family NAD(P)-dependent oxidoreductase — its product is MTKNNTPQKHAIVTGASRGIGLEIAKKLLKEGFRVTGTARKSEFPNELSSHKNFNGIHVDLGSKNDIEFQLKPLFSKSGGIDVLINNAGISVDMDFSDDDKKWLEVWDRTLDVNLRSTALLSKWFVNIHTDHQSKGVLINIASRAAYRGDTQEFAAYAASKAGMVAFTKSIARNFSKMGISAYSIAPGFIDTDMALEAVSVYGEEYLTQGSAFDEITDPKEVANLVAFLSKGDVPHMSGQTFHINGGSYMI
- a CDS encoding erythromycin esterase family protein; amino-acid sequence: MNKILTFLIALTFCSCNAQTDFNSTIEFTSDLEKFENLSKLKESFKGVEIIAIGENTHGLGEVYKAKAELIKFLYQELGFDLVLFESGFGDAALAWEQMDSLSSKEYTNIFSSNFYYNSEEIENLVSYVKSQNGTLKIQGFDCQPQQNYLIKRMTEIVEPLDSIFAKSVSLEMRSFNNLYQYENDKDTLAFINQRDRFIDFLDNYSTFLSEKTNELLNSGVTENEISAIKKSNKIFIQTYSRINIGEIMSWPLADNIRDNSMFNTVKSFKEENPKSKIIIWAQNSHIENKTKPNYNVDWMGHHLKKAFGDKYYSIGTVVYSGKNLNYNGTFDFEHKDSTFLAYHLNKFQKEKYILDLRKHNKNDFTKKLLLGMENNGNTADFIAKDRFDGLLFINYSDIPKLIQK
- a CDS encoding DUF2480 family protein — its product is MSEIVNKIQQSKLETVDLEKFAAGVQIFELDLKDFLFQELILKESEYREKMEAHNWEQYEGSYLAVTCSTDAIIPKWAYMLVVQHAAAHSMDVLFGNKQEAMSQIFRQKIDQTDWTKYEDRFVLLKGCSKIDVPADVYMYATKKLLPLVKKLMYGEACSNVPIYRKKRE
- a CDS encoding HesB/IscA family protein, with amino-acid sequence MSITISDTAAKRIERIRDEQHLAADTPLRVSVVSGGCSGLTYDLDFDATDQLSDGDKTFEDHGIKIVVDTRSFLYLAGTRLDYSEGLTGKGFHFHNPNASRSCSCGESFSL
- a CDS encoding NifU family protein is translated as MPKIKEIERTPNPDAMRFVLAEPLTNGVTRSFENRTEADGDELATALFKIDHVINLYYVDRYVTVTQDGNAVWSELLRKLAPPIRQAKAQENIEEDDEVHATKEVQESDDPRLIEINKLLDEQVRPYLLADGGGLKILGLDGNRLKVHYQGACGTCPTATSGTLYAIESMVKRIDPEIQVISV
- a CDS encoding aminotransferase class V-fold PLP-dependent enzyme; this translates as MPQAVKDIPAVDFDKIRKDFSVLNQTVNGQPLVYLDNAASSQMPKQVADRMDHYHRHEHANVHRGIHTLSQKATDAYEEARTKVQELIHADHEYEVIYTTGTTDSLNLVANSYGLENLSKGDEIILTEMEHHANIVPWQMIAKKTGAIIKVIPVTDSGELDLEAYKDLITSSTKIVSVVHVSNALGTMNPIKKIGEIAHENGAVLVVDGAQAVPHQAVDVQDIDADFYAFSAHKMCGPTGFGILYGKKKLLDAMPPYRGGGDMIDKVSFEETTFNVVPFRFEAGTPPISAAVGFSAALDYLNDIGMDQIETREHELVNYAVERVTKIDGLKLVGNSANRASVVSFVFDDIHASDLGMILDKRGIAVRTGHHCAQPVLRRFGVPATTRASLSFYNTKDDIDRLVDGIEYAKTFFE